Proteins encoded together in one Penaeus vannamei isolate JL-2024 chromosome 9, ASM4276789v1, whole genome shotgun sequence window:
- the LOC113811822 gene encoding mitochondrial thiamine pyrophosphate carrier isoform X2: protein MGSYVGYKEDQDVQLTPGDHAVAGAVSGMVTRALIQPLDVLKIRFQLQIEPTTRRGGGLYHGIFQSLFTIAKSEGPSALWKGHLPAQALSVGYGVAQFWSYAVLTEAATEHGFPHGLCGGLAGFCGTLVSMPCDVIRTRMVAQGTPKYYSGMMDAAVKMVRQEGALSLWRGFLPTVAMNAPSSGLIFYFYHAFLALTNNLIGDVFHLPWLSCSALSGMAAGVCAKAILYPLDVLKKRMQIRGFESNRKQFGKVIVYTNVWKYISTVMQEEGMQAWFKGLCPSMIKSGLATGVIFVSYEATCYVISVARGKSTSPDDTSK, encoded by the exons ATGGGTAGCTATGTAGGATATAAAGAAGACCAGGATGTTCAGCTCACTCCAGGAGACCATGCTGTTGCTGGTGCTGTAAGTGGAATGGTCACTCGAGCTCTTATCCAGCCCCTTGATGTTCTTAAAATTAGGTTTcag CTGCAAATTGAACCAACCACAAGGCGTGGTGGGGGGCTGTACCATGGGATTTTCCAGAGTCTATTCACAATTGCAAAAAGTGAAGGTCCTTCAGCTCTCTGGAAAGGGCATCTTCCAGCTCAAGCACTAAGTGTTGGATATGGTGTTGCACAG TTCTGGAGTTATGCAGTTCTCACTGAGGCAGCCACTGAGCATGGTTTTCCTCATGGATTGTGTGGAGGACTTGCTGGATTTTGTGGAACATTGGTATCCATGCCATGTGATGTGATACGTACCAGGATGGTTGCACAAGGAACTCCAAAG TATTACAGTGGTATGATGGATGCAGCAGTGAAGATGGTTCGGCAAGAAGGAGCATTAAGTTTATGGCGTGGCTTTCTGCCAACTGTTGCTATGAATGCGCCAAGTTCTGGACTCATCTTCTATTTCTATCATGCATTTCTTGCGCTTACTAATAATCTTATTGGCGATG TATTCCATCTTCCCTGGCTGAGTTGCAGTGCTTTGAGTGGGATGGCGGCAGGTGTGTGTGCCAAAGCCATTCTCTATCCTCTTGATGTTCTTAAAAAGAGAATGCAGATCCGAGGCTTTGAAAGTAACAGAAAGCAGTTTGGCAAG gttattgtatatacaaatgtatggaAGTACATATCAACTGTGATGCAGGAAGAAGGCATGCAGGCGTGGTTTAAAGGACTTTGTCCGAGTATGATCAAGAGTGGCTTAGCAACAGGGGTCATTTTTGTTTCATATGAAGCCACCTGTTACGTTATTTCTGTTGCCCGTGGAAAGAGTACTAGTCCAGATGACACCAgcaaatga
- the LOC138862521 gene encoding NEDD4-binding protein 2-like, which translates to MSSIEAGPIPVAGIMDCNFMSERAESQAYRCKALEHRRERDDLLARSFDAHGQGLFLASAYYSQLARIHHDAMTMANQRAAAIIASFVNKRHLLTPETTLDLHYLHVGEALALLGDFLERERRRKGPEEERQVVIVTGRGAHSNGPARVKDAVVKFLEHKRMRYTEQNPGRLAVTLQHCTI; encoded by the coding sequence ATGAGCAGCATTGAAGCAGGACCAATCCCTGTCGCTGGAATCATGGACTGCAACTTCATGTCAGAGCGCGCCGAGTCTCAGGCGTACCGGTGCAAGGCCCTGGAGCACCGGCGGGAGAGAGACGACTTGCTAGCGCGGTCCTTCGACGCCCACGGCCAGGGGCTGTTCCTGGCCTCGGCCTACTACAGCCAGCTGGCGAGGATCCACCACGACGCGATGACCATGGCCAACCAGCGGGCCGCCGCCATCATCGCCTCCTTCGTCAACAAGCGGCATCTTCTCACGCCGGAAACCACGCTGGATCTGCATTACCTCCACGTCGGGGAGGCCCTCGCTCTTCTCGGAGACTTCTTGGAGCGGGAGAGGCGCCGCAAAGGGCCCGAGGAGGAGCGGCAGGTGGTTATCGTCACGGGGCGCGGAGCCCACAGCAACGGGCCCGCCAGAGTCAAGGACGCAGTCGTGAAGTTCCTGGAACATAAGCGAATGCGATACACGGAGCAGAATCCCGGACGTCTTGCTGTCACCTTGCAGCATTGTACAATTTAG
- the LOC113811822 gene encoding mitochondrial thiamine pyrophosphate carrier isoform X1, translated as MTTPLSYFYMRKSTPSPQPRSHARRDFVCLAVALFIPWNVYWSKIMGSYVGYKEDQDVQLTPGDHAVAGAVSGMVTRALIQPLDVLKIRFQLQIEPTTRRGGGLYHGIFQSLFTIAKSEGPSALWKGHLPAQALSVGYGVAQFWSYAVLTEAATEHGFPHGLCGGLAGFCGTLVSMPCDVIRTRMVAQGTPKYYSGMMDAAVKMVRQEGALSLWRGFLPTVAMNAPSSGLIFYFYHAFLALTNNLIGDVFHLPWLSCSALSGMAAGVCAKAILYPLDVLKKRMQIRGFESNRKQFGKVIVYTNVWKYISTVMQEEGMQAWFKGLCPSMIKSGLATGVIFVSYEATCYVISVARGKSTSPDDTSK; from the exons ATGACAACGCCACTAAGCTACTTTTACATGAGGAAAAGCACACCCTCGCCACAGCCTCGCTCGCACGCTCGTCGGGACTTCGTCTGCTTGGCTGTAGCGTTGTTTATTCCGTGGAATGTCTACTGGAGCAA AATAATGGGTAGCTATGTAGGATATAAAGAAGACCAGGATGTTCAGCTCACTCCAGGAGACCATGCTGTTGCTGGTGCTGTAAGTGGAATGGTCACTCGAGCTCTTATCCAGCCCCTTGATGTTCTTAAAATTAGGTTTcag CTGCAAATTGAACCAACCACAAGGCGTGGTGGGGGGCTGTACCATGGGATTTTCCAGAGTCTATTCACAATTGCAAAAAGTGAAGGTCCTTCAGCTCTCTGGAAAGGGCATCTTCCAGCTCAAGCACTAAGTGTTGGATATGGTGTTGCACAG TTCTGGAGTTATGCAGTTCTCACTGAGGCAGCCACTGAGCATGGTTTTCCTCATGGATTGTGTGGAGGACTTGCTGGATTTTGTGGAACATTGGTATCCATGCCATGTGATGTGATACGTACCAGGATGGTTGCACAAGGAACTCCAAAG TATTACAGTGGTATGATGGATGCAGCAGTGAAGATGGTTCGGCAAGAAGGAGCATTAAGTTTATGGCGTGGCTTTCTGCCAACTGTTGCTATGAATGCGCCAAGTTCTGGACTCATCTTCTATTTCTATCATGCATTTCTTGCGCTTACTAATAATCTTATTGGCGATG TATTCCATCTTCCCTGGCTGAGTTGCAGTGCTTTGAGTGGGATGGCGGCAGGTGTGTGTGCCAAAGCCATTCTCTATCCTCTTGATGTTCTTAAAAAGAGAATGCAGATCCGAGGCTTTGAAAGTAACAGAAAGCAGTTTGGCAAG gttattgtatatacaaatgtatggaAGTACATATCAACTGTGATGCAGGAAGAAGGCATGCAGGCGTGGTTTAAAGGACTTTGTCCGAGTATGATCAAGAGTGGCTTAGCAACAGGGGTCATTTTTGTTTCATATGAAGCCACCTGTTACGTTATTTCTGTTGCCCGTGGAAAGAGTACTAGTCCAGATGACACCAgcaaatga
- the Polr3G gene encoding DNA-directed RNA polymerase III subunit RPC7-like gives MGGRGRGGRGRGRGMTYEQLGVQKGEVLPERVVGPPETYPPLEFRPVQPAQEKNLAESYLLVVKKEFREHMQNSQYYIHPGVKRPDIERYSDRYQLLASHRGQLNINWSRCPKELSHSSAAAKKRKSWTKKTDAKKAKVKDLNVSEALEALQKKEETQTKEGVEEEGEEGKPEGEEIEELEEDDEELDEGTDYVNNYFDNGDSYIDEEDDALEEGGVF, from the coding sequence ATGGGTGGAAGAGGACGTGGAGGTCGAGGTCGGGGGAGGGGCATGACCTATGAGCAGCTGGGAGTTCAGAAAGGAGAGGTTTTACCCGAGAGAGTTGTTGGGCCACCAGAAACTTACCCTCCACTTGAGTTCCGCCCTGTGCAGCCTGCACAAGAGAAAAACCTAGCAGAATCCTACCTCTTAGTGGTGAAGAAAGAATTCCGAGAACACATGCAAAATTCACAGTACTATATTCATCCTGGAGTAAAGAGACCTGATATTGAAAGATACTCAGATAGATATCAGTTACTAGCAAGTCATCGGGGGCAACTGAATATAAACTGGTCTCGGTGTCCAAAGGAACTCAGTCATTCTAGTGCAGCAGCTAAGAAGAGAAAAAGCTGGACCAAAAAGACTGATGCCAAAAAGGCAAAAGTGAAAGACCTAAATGTAAGTGAGGCTTTAGAGGCtttacagaaaaaggaagaaacacagactaaggaaggtgtggaagaggaaggagaagaaggtaaacCTGAGGgtgaagaaatagaggaattagaagaggatgatgaagagctTGATGAGGGTACAGATTATgtcaataattattttgataatggtgatagttatattgatgaagaggatgatgccCTTGAAGAAGGCGGTGTGTTTTAG
- the LOC113811940 gene encoding NEDD4-binding protein 2-like encodes MSGIEAGPIPGAGIMDCNFMSERAESQAYRCKALEHRRERDDLLARSFDAHGQGLFLASAYYSQLARIHHDAMTMANQRAAAIIASFVNKRHLLTPETTLDLHYLHVGEALALLGDFLERERRRKGPEEERQVVIVTGRGAHSNGPARVKDAVVRFLEHMRMRYTEQNPGRLAVTL; translated from the coding sequence ATGAGCGGCATTGAAGCAGGACCAATCCCTGGCGCTGGAATCATGGACTGCAACTTCATGTCAGAGCGCGCCGAGTCTCAGGCGTACCGGTGCAAGGCCCTGGAGCACCGGCGGGAGAGAGACGACTTGCTCGCGCGGTCCTTCGACGCCCACGGCCAGGGGCTGTTCCTGGCCTCGGCCTACTACAGCCAGCTGGCGAGGATCCACCACGACGCGATGACCATGGCCAACCAGAGGGCCGCCGCCATCATCGCCTCCTTCGTCAACAAGCGGCATCTTCTCACGCCGGAAACCACGCTGGATCTGCATTACCTCCACGTCGGGGAGGCCCTCGCTCTTCTCGGAGACTTCTTGGAGCGGGAGAGGCGCCGCAAAGGGCCCGAGGAGGAGCGGCAGGTGGTTATCGTCACGGGGCGCGGAGCCCACAGCAACGGGCCCGCCAGAGTCAAGGACGCAGTCGTGAGGTTCCTGGAACATATGCGAATGCGATACACGGAGCAGAATCCCGGACGTCTTGCTGTCACCTTGTAG
- the LOC113811927 gene encoding mucin-2, translating to MPPYAIRRTGDIGPGTLFGTVGNYGNPESGYTVVNKNEVNYVVPPFTPGGRVNVAFQFWIPISIGGFFVTGRDLEEALRSPNPTAYISSLFLKHLSENSTIGELLGDVGSPVVEQGVQKFLDWVMPYLGYFTGSDVNEVNTYSLPKSRSKRDAADDDGWTTIGGPASGGEQVRPTATLITSSSRPTNNDRLLWGNDHVLSHNNIQDSATKRPGLDLIKPIDVTEERPRPSFSSRPTFFPRPSTSSYPSSSYPSSSSSRPSSSYPSSSSSRPSSSYPSSSSSRPSSSSSSSSSSSSYPSSSSQDITPPFHLTSFDEVPSGATDAKRLDVSMRLSRLDYFFNNLHLDREDCRRRVLCEVSRDPETFAPLSDLIGSETRISGNIWELSQQLRHTAEGGRLLSYIEAVKEGKDRLEQCDGYRYQCDMKAREVINTDILPIWREVVRWLTVKVLTQEI from the exons ATGCCGCCCTACGCCATCCGCCGGACGGGAGACATCGGCCCCGGGACGCTCTTCGGCACCGTCGGCAACTACGGCAACCCGGAGAGCGGATACACCGTCGTGAACAAGAACGAG GTGAACTATGTCGTGCCGCCCTTCACGCCCGGCGGCCGCGTCAACGTCGCCTTCCAGTTCTGGATCCCCATCAGCATCGGCGGCTTCTTCGTGACGGGGCGAGACCTGGAGGAGGCCTTGCGCTCACCCAACCCGACGGCCTAcatatcctccctcttcctgaaGCACCTCTCTGAGAATTCAACCATCGGCGAACTTCTGGGCGACGTGGGGAGCCCCGTGGTGGAGCAAGGCGTCCAGAAGTTCTTGGACTGGGTCATGCCGTACCTCGGATACTTCACGGGGAGCGACGTCAACGAAGTCAACACGTACTCGCTCCCCAAGTCCCGAAGCAAGAGGGACGCCGCAGACGACGACGGCTGGACCACCATCGGAGGGCCTGCGAGCGGGGGGGAGCAGGTGAGGCCCACGGCAACGCTGATCACGTCGTCGTCGAGGCCCACGAACAACGACCGGCTCTTGTGGGGCAACGACCATGTTCTCTCGCATAATAATATTCAAGACAGCGCTACAAAGAGGCCAG GTCTTGACCTCATCAAACCCATTGACGTCACTGAAGAGCGTCCTAGGCCTTCGTTCTCCTCAAGGCCCACCTTCTTCCCCCGTCCTTCGACATCTTCATATCCTTCATCATCATAtccttcttcatcgtcatctcGCCCTTCATCTTCAtacccttcttcatcatcatctcgcCCTTCATCATCGtacccttcatcatcatcatctcgtccttcatcatcctcgtcatcttcatcttcatcatcaagctatccttcttcctcttcgcaagACAtcacccctcctttccacctgACATCCTTCGATGAAGTTCCATCTGGCGCGACAGACGCCAAACGCCTGGACGTGTCAATGCGTCTCTCCCGCCTTGACTACTTTTTCAACAACCTCCACCTGGACCGCGAGGACTGTCGGCGCCGAGTTCTGTGTGAGGTGTCCCGCGATCCAGAAACCTTCGCTCCACTGTCGGACCTGATCGGTAGTGAGACTAG GATCTCAGGCAACATCTGGGAGCTGAGTCAACAGTTACGACATACAGCTGAGGGCGGGAGGCTCTTGTCCTACATTGAGGccgtgaaagaaggaaaggacag GTTAGAGCAGTGTGATGGGTACCGATACCAATGCGATATGAAGGCTCGTGAAgtgataaatacagacatactccCAATATGGCGTGAAGTAGTCCGTTGGCTCACTGTGAAGGTCCTTACGCAAGaaatataa
- the LOC138862520 gene encoding NEDD4-binding protein 2-like — protein sequence MSGIEAGPIPVAGIMDCNFMSERAESQAYRCKALEHRRERDDLLARSFDAHGQGLFLASAYYSQLARIHHDAMTMANQRAAAIIASFVNKRHLLTPETTLDLHYLHVGEALALLGDFLERERRRKGPEEERQVVIVTGRGAHSNGPARVKDAVVRFLEHKRMRYTEQNPGRLAVTLQHFAI from the coding sequence ATGAGCGGCATTGAAGCAGGACCAATCCCTGTCGCTGGAATCATGGACTGCAACTTCATGTCAGAGCGCGCCGAGTCTCAGGCGTACCGGTGCAAGGCCCTGGAGCACCGGCGGGAGAGAGACGACTTGCTAGCGCGGTCCTTCGACGCCCACGGCCAGGGGCTGTTCCTGGCCTCGGCCTACTACAGCCAGCTGGCGAGGATCCACCACGACGCGATGACCATGGCCAACCAGCGGGCCGCCGCCATCATCGCCTCCTTCGTCAACAAGCGGCATCTTCTCACGCCGGAAACCACGCTGGATCTGCATTACCTCCACGTCGGGGAGGCCCTCGCTCTTCTCGGAGACTTCTTGGAGCGGGAGAGGCGCCGCAAAGGGCCCGAGGAGGAGCGGCAGGTGGTTATCGTCACGGGGCGCGGAGCCCACAGCAACGGGCCCGCCAGAGTCAAGGACGCAGTCGTGAGGTTCCTGGAACATAAGCGAATGCGATACACGGAGCAGAATCCCGGACGTCTTGCTGTCACCTTGCAGCATTTCGCGATTTAG
- the LOC138862522 gene encoding NEDD4-binding protein 2-like, whose protein sequence is MSGIEAGPIPGAGIMDCNFMSERAESQAYRCKALEHRRERDDLLARSFDAHGQGLFLASAYYSQLARIHHDAMTMANQRAAAIIASFVNKRHLLTPETTLDLHYLHVGEALALLGDFLERERRRKGPEEERQVVIVTGRGAHSNGPARVKDAVVKFLEHKRMRYTEQNPGRLAVTLQHFAI, encoded by the coding sequence ATGAGCGGCATTGAAGCAGGACCAATCCCTGGCGCTGGAATCATGGACTGCAACTTCATGTCAGAGCGCGCCGAGTCTCAGGCGTACCGGTGCAAGGCCCTGGAGCACCGGCGGGAGAGAGACGACTTGCTCGCGCGGTCCTTCGACGCCCACGGCCAGGGGCTGTTCCTGGCCTCGGCCTATTACAGCCAGCTGGCGAGGATCCACCACGACGCGATGACCATGGCCAACCAGCGGGCCGCCGCCATCATCGCCTCCTTCGTCAACAAGCGGCATCTTCTCACGCCGGAAACCACGCTGGATCTGCATTACCTCCACGTCGGGGAGGCCCTCGCTCTTCTCGGAGACTTCTTGGAGCGGGAGAGGCGCCGCAAAGGGCCCGAGGAGGAGCGGCAGGTGGTTATCGTCACGGGGCGCGGAGCCCACAGCAACGGGCCCGCCAGAGTCAAGGACGCAGTCGTGAAGTTCCTGGAACATAAGCGAATGCGATACACGGAGCAGAATCCCGGACGTCTTGCTGTCACCTTGCAGCATTTCGCAATTTAG